A window of Pseudomonas monteilii contains these coding sequences:
- a CDS encoding beta-ketoadipyl CoA thiolase: MTKDELRAELERQADRYKAVYGGEVTTYAAQSEPERKPWRKRSTVQDQVFAQELEKMEKELREHKL, from the coding sequence GTGACGAAAGATGAACTGCGCGCCGAACTCGAGCGTCAGGCCGACCGTTACAAGGCTGTGTATGGTGGCGAAGTCACCACTTATGCCGCTCAATCGGAACCTGAACGCAAGCCGTGGCGCAAGCGCTCTACCGTTCAAGACCAGGTCTTTGCGCAAGAACTGGAAAAGATGGAAAAAGAATTGCGTGAACACAAGCTCTGA